The Pocillopora verrucosa isolate sample1 chromosome 9, ASM3666991v2, whole genome shotgun sequence genome includes the window GGAGGATagtatattttaataattttagagAAGTTGTGAGCCCAAGTGTGCTACCTCATttgctcattaaaaaaacatgacgaACTCTTATCTGCCATTCACCCAGATTATTTTTATGAGGCGTACTTCAAGCAAAATTTCAACTCTTGCAAATGAAGGAATTTACCAAAGGGGCAATTATTCCGCTTTGTGGAACTTAAAAGCTAAGCACCGTAGGTAAGCCTTGTAAAAACAAATAAGATAAGCCTAAACGGACAAGTTGACAGCTTCCTAATTAACACTCAATTTCGTAGATGTGTCGTAACCtaagtaaaatatttatgaGAAAATGCAAGCAGCTCCTCTCCTGACATAGACATGTTATTGAACATCATCATTCTGAAATagggtgaaaagaaaaaaatttcgagCCAATTCAGTTTTGGGTACAAATTCAGATGATTCCCACCGGTGAGTAACATCTGGGAACGCTTTTTCCAGCCTCAAATAGAACCGTTAGTTGCCTGCGGCTATTAAAATAAAACGAGATAAAAATTCCcccaaaaattaatgtttacatACACGaaaaagcacttaggaagcacttaaaaaaaaaacatgatgaaCTTTTATCTGCCATTCACCCAGAATAGTTTTACGAGGAGTACTACaagcaaaatttcaaatctcaCAAATGAAGGAATTTACCGAGGTGGCAATTATTCCACTTTGCAGTACTTGAAGGTTCAGCAACGTAGGAAAGCCTTGTAAAAACAATTAATATAGGCCTAAAAGGACAAGTTAACAGTTTCTTAATTAACATTCAATTTCGTTGGTGGATGTCTCCGTAACCTAAGTGAGGTATTTATGAGAAAATGCAAGTAGTTCCTCTCCTGACATGAACATGTTATTGAACATCATCATACTGAAATAGggtgaaaaggaaaactttacgAGCCGATTTTGGGTACAAATTCAGGTAATTCCCGCCGGTGAGTAACACCGGATACTTATTTTTCAACTTTAAACAGAACCGTTTGTTACCTGCAGCTATTTAAACTAAACCGAGTCAAAAATTCCCTTAGGAAATAATGTTTACGTAAACGAAAAAGCAATTACCGAGTCACCTGTtgcaaaaaaaacttatcattaTCTTATCATATGTTATTTACCACAATCAAAACAGAACATCTTTATTATAGCAAGTGAAGCCTCTTCGTTTCTCACCTTTTTAGATTAATATCTAACGGAATCTAATTTTTAGGGCGTCATAAACTTTTATTAACTtggacatatttttttttcaccacgTAAAATCAGAAGCGTGTTTCAACACAGCGTATGACTTCGTTACTCTAAACATCACATCTACCTCACTTAAGCCTAAAAGAACATGTTAACAATTCTGTAATTAACATTCAATTCTGTAGATGGATGTCGCGTAACTAAGTAATATTTTTAGGAGAAAATGCAAGCAGTTCCTCTCCTGACATAAACATGTTATTAAACATCATCATTCCGAAATagggtgaaaagaaaaacttttcaagcCAATTTTGGGTACAAATTTAGGTGATTCCCGCAGTTGTGTAACATCTGTATGCGCATTTTCCAACTTTAAACAAAACTGTTGGTTACCTGCGGCTATTTAGACCAAACCGAGTCAAACATTTCCTCAACAGATAATTTTTACATACGCGAAAAAGCACTCAGCAAGTCAAcggttgcaaaaaaaaaaaaaaaaaatttacattatccTGTTTTCATCTTATAATGATATTTACCATCAACGAAACAAAACATCTTTATTATAACAAGTTAAGCCTCCACGATATTTATACTTTTGGATTAATCTCTAACGGAATCTTAttttttgacatatttttttttccaccacgTAAATTCAGAAGCGGTTTTCAACACAACGTATGACTTCTTTGGTCTAAACATCACATCTGCCTCGATTGCAATCAAGACGCAATTTTTTAGCATCCTTAAAAGACTAAAGATGCTGTAAAGGAGTTCAAAGTATAAAGAAAACTGATTTCCTTTAGAATAAACGAGAAATACTTCGCAAAATTTGGCCTCCAAATGTCTTAGTTTAATACCTGAGCACCATTCCACACAATTGATCTGTGATTACTTCGCTAGAATAGTGCTTGGTCATTTTTCTGTCAACCGGCTTCATTCGCCTTAACGGAGGCAAAGTCGAATAGCCTACAATTTAATCGAATTCTGCATTGCATAACCTATTCATTGttatttagtttattttggTTTCATGTGAAAATCGCGTGTAACTTGTTTTTCTGAAAGCACTCGCCAAAATGAGGGGTAACCTTAAAAGCAAAGACAGAGACTGGATTTCCCACGGTAACGTGAACACGTAATATAATGGCAAACATGGTAAACTTTCGTTATTGATAGAAACAACACTAATTTCAGCAGTTTCTCGGGTAAAAGGAAAGAATCTATCCAAAACCGTCAGTTACTCCCATTCAAAGTTTCTAGTTTGCAGAAATCAGTACTTTTCTCCCCCAAATAATTACAGTTAAGAGTATCCTAACTTTTAAGAATTATCTTCAACCGACAGATACTCGTACTAATTTCGATTCCGAGTATGGGCAGAATTCAAGACAGAATCTGCTTTCAGTGGACAAGTTCCATTATCTAAATGTACCCCGAATTGACATAATTACACCATATGACGACTTCGAATGCATCTTAAAATGTCTTGACCATCCGCTCTGCGTTTCTGTGAACGTTGCCGCCGAAGGAAAAAAGTGGTGTGAGTTACTGTCCACCAACAAGTTTAACGACCCcgaaaaactcaaagaaagcaAGAGTTGGCATCACTATTCGTCTTTTAAGGTAAGGATCTTTCGCTATcattaaaaagcatttcaacattaaatgacttaaaaataacTGCTGTAAgtgatgtttctttttcctttaaagtttCCTTGTTCTTCCAATCCATGCCAAAACGGAGGAGCTTGCGTTGTCGCCAAACACAAATTGGAGATGTTCGAGTGCATCTGTAAGAACGGTTACTCtggagaattttgtgaaaaaagtaAGTTTAAATCATTTGATGCAAGATTCGCCATTGCGCTGCATGTCTGTAAAGTATCTGCAGATTTTCCTTAAGTTTATTTTATGGTTAAAGCAGCCTTTACAGAATTGTATCCATGTATTTTTCCCCATTCCTGGTCATAGTTCATCTGAtggaacaaattaaaaaaaaaaaaaacctaccaaacaaacaagcaaaaaaactgGTAATTTACCAAATATCCTATAGCAAGATTCATTCCcctcttttttgtattttgtagtATTTCCAGCCGTTCAGCTTCAGAACTGCTCTCAAGCTCCCAAGAAAACTGGGATTTACAACATTTTCAATCACGGATCAGGGCCTTTCCCTGTCTACTGCGACCAGACAACGGACGGTGGAGGTATGTGTCACACTGATCATGAATTAGATACTTCAGTGGTTTTTGTAGGAGTCGTTGTTTTGAGGTAGTGAGGCGACTTTGTCACGAAAACCTTCGGATTTAAGATATTGTAGTTCCTAGGTGGATGATTTTCCGTCCCTTTCCCACTGTCTCACTGATAGTCAATGTTGATACCTAAACAGTCATTACAAGATAAATCAGCGCATTGGAGACAGTCTCACCACCAAAAATCTGAAGTTTACAGCAAGAAGGTTTTTAAGCACCAAATGGTTCAACTCAATAAATCGCTTTGTTTGCTGCGCGCCCGGTTTTTTCCTATTCCTATTCAAAATTGCCCGACATAGACTTCATCCTGTTCTTTCTGTCTTTTGCGTCACTTGGCAGCAAACTTTagtgtcaaaagaaaacattcacaATGTAATATCCAGTTATTGAGGCGGAAAAAACAAGAGAAGGTTATGAAGTAGGCAGTTTTTAGTATTTAGGACTGTTTCAGTCTGAAACTGCTTCTAAATGCAAAActttcatgtttttacttttacataaattttaagACCATTAAAGGGTAAGCTGGAACAAATTAACATGAGGCAAAAGCGgttagaaaataaactaaaaacGCGTTCAAATCGCGGTTTCATGGAGATAattcaaaattggaaaatttggattgcaagaagcttaaaatttctaaaaaccACTTTTTTGGTTCTTTAATCAAGGTTGGATGATGATATTCAAAGTTATTGGTGGAATAAATTCTTCCTTTTCTGCTGGGGAGTTCTGGAATTCATCCGACACATTTTCAGAAAATGTTACCGCTGTCCTAGATACCACTTCATCCTACCGAGGAAACTACAAAAACCGTATAGTACAAAGTTGGCAAATGTTCAGTCCTAAAGAGGTAAATACCGCTTAACACGCTGTGCTGACCTAACGGGTTACATCTTCCTAGATAGGGTGTGAGATAATTATAGAAAACTCAACACGGCGGTTGGTTAAGTGTGAGGCATGCGCAGATAGATGATGTATGACCGGCcgtgcgccaatttcccgcTCAACAGCAATCTGCAAAAGGaagtaaagtaaagaaaaggaaaccttAAGACTTTTTAAAACATAGGGGGATATTTGATTTCGAATATTCTgttgatttagttttttttggtGCTTTACCAAAGCTGTTATACACCTTCACggtttcaaccctttaacccctgagagtgactagtatctaattttaCCATAGAAAATCACTCCACAATggcacattaaggtcatgagaataaaagaaatgatcatcaactaaagaagctcttgatttttaaacaaattctccttgttagcacctttggaaatgtagagagaacagtatggagaatatgcatactgatgttagggtgtaaaagggttTAGTATCGTAGCCTAGaggtttttgtgatttttttagcCTGAATTAACTACATCTGTGTTGGGCCGCCTCTTAAGACTCTTTTTAACATCGTCTCAATTCCTGCACACGTGGAAACATTTTATACTTGTGGTTAACTAAACCTAGAATTTCGTTTAGTGATCGTGACAGGTTTCTGCTACCCTGCGAGAGTTTAGTATCTTGTCGAGGAGCCCGGGGAAATGACTTAGGCTGAGGCTCGAACCCAAACTATAAGTCTCGCACGAAGAAAGTGTTTGTTTCCATCTAAAGTTGTTGCCCGGAAATTTTAAGTTTCTAAAATGGTTATAGATGTTACACTCAGCGTAATTACACGTTGCATTCTTGGCTAAAAGGTAACGTGTTTCTCGGTTTATAATGAGCATCGAAGTAATACAGGGTACTATTTGGCTACTTTTGCCTTGAGACCTGTGAAATGTGGGAATGGCTAGGCTAGGCTCCCTTAACCCttcaagtgattaacatgaaacttctccccataatatccatacattatccagcaaactggtaatgagaatactcaaatctATCAGGTAGGAATTGTTATCTTATCTTAAATTCtcgtaattaatttacaaggaaaggcGAGGcagcaagaagggagaattaacaatcatgATCAGATTTGTTGGGTGCAGATCCCAGATCTTGGCTGCTTGCGCGTATGTAGGGACAAcaacagacaaaaaaagaaaaattaaggaattaaaacatcaaaagaaacacgaagtaaaatcaataaaaagataagaaaaaataatttcaataattaCCAACCTTaattgaagttatttttaagAGTTGCAAAGCTGACGTCTCAAGCGTTACCCCTTCGTCAGgacgctttgacgaagggctaacgctcgaaacgtcagctttgaaactcttaacggtggccacTTCACGtcatcaactcggttgatattaccaaattaccttgttatactctcgcatcgacgcagcaccacagtttgtaTAGAAactttaccccctttattcatttaacccttcaaccccacaagtgaccaagacagaatttctccttacaatatcaatacaatatcaagcaggtaggtgatgagaatagagaagaatatcaattatgggttattagttgatccaataccaaattctctgaactaacatcataagaattgtatggcagatagtaaggagaatcactaataagatcttttatatatatttttttatgtcactGTAGGCTCGTGTAGCACTTTACACAAATGGAACTGAAGTCGTGTCTATCATATTCAATGCTAAAGGGACAACACACTCGGACtggttttcacaaaaaaatcttATTCGATCACCATGGACTGATCTTAGGAACGCAAAAAACATATTCCCCTTTCGCATCGATGGCCACCATGGGGTGCGCAGCTTTGAAATTACTGCCAGCTACGGGGGATGTGAGCTAGACTCTGGATGGCTTGTGATCACTGGACCTGACTGTGGCTGGGAAAGAAGACAAGGTGTTGTCCCAGGAATACTATACAGCAAGAAAACTCACAATATCACATGGAATGATAATCAAGGTAGAAATTGCCTCTGAaaatcttgtttgtttgtttgtttgttagtgaTGATTATGTGCCCTGAAAAACCCTGTCCAATGGTTTCGTAGAtattctttcaattttaaaattaatgacCATGGAGATATAACAATACCTGAAGCAAATTTCCTCCCCAGATATTATGATATATTTTTCGAATTATCCAATCGAAATTTTCTTGGGATTATTCGACAAAATCCTCTTCTTCAACGTTTTTACACACTGTTATTCTGGGGTTAAGGTAATTAATCATAATTGTTAATTACAAGGACAAGATCCAAGTTTAAACTTAAGAGAAAGTTGTACAATGATGGAGGGAGTCAACTATAACAAAACTTCGCAAATGTTAACAAGGCTAGAGCAAACTAAATCtgatttgtgattttttaatgtttttgtacaCTATTCATCTTTAAAAATGGATAGTTATTACGATGATGGTTTGTTTAGTGAGatctaaacaaataatttactACGTATTTCTtatcaatgtttattttaacttttttttttcaagctgatGTTGGAGTTGCTGAGGTGATGATTGCGTACATACGTTGAAGACCAGAGATGCCAGTCAAGtaataaacaaagcaaagagACGTAATCtaattaaattaagaaaaaacttgactaattgattgattgattgttagACCTccaaactgactgactgaccgaccgaccCACCTTTCAActtaagcatctaatttctccttaaagtatcactgcagaatcaaacattaatgtaatgagaaaaaaaaaggaaatcaatgCAATTAATAAAATCTCAATAAATTCTCATTTTAAGTATCATAGGAAATATTGTgagcagtatagagaatatacatatgCTGATAACGAGGTTTCACCCTTCCTCTTAATGTAACAGTTCGGTCAAAATTATAATATGAACTCCTTCTAAGTACATTTTTACTCCTGATTTCGTATGGACGTTTATCCGTTAGATTAAAAGAATCCTGAAATAATTATTAAGACTGTAAAGAAGCAACTCGGATTTGTATGAGTGGTTGTTTGATATGTTATGTCACATTTAGAGAGCTCGTACCGAACAGAAATGTAAGTGGTGACAGATTAATGCTTTGAGTTGTAGACTTGATTAACAGCTGATTCGTTTTGAATTAAACCTGATACAAGGGTTGTACTTCATTGCTTATAAATCCTCTTTACTGTTTAAAGGATACAGTGGATTTGCAAAGAATAAAAGTTCAATAAAATCGTATCTCAAGGAGTAAGCTTTCTTTGAGTTCAAAAGCGTTTTGCTCAAACTGCGACCTGTGATCTTATGttgtgatcgtccgggtgagagTAGTCCTGAACAAAACTGTTGTGGGCAGTAATGACTGACATTTCGACAACTTCAATTGTAACATTTGAGTTTAAACTATTTACTGTACAAACTGTAACCTAAATTTTTCAACTATAGATATAATCAAGAGATCACGACCCCCAAAGACAAAGTTAATGCCAACACAGGAATATTTTCTACAACGGTAAAGACGTTATTGCAGAAAAGGTTCCGCTGAGCCTTTTAAATGATTTGTTGTTAGCGAACAAACACGGCGAGGACGTCTGCAATCCCAACATTTCCTGTGAGACGGAATCATAACAGaggcttttttttcaaaggctgAATGATTCTTTAGTTAAAATGA containing:
- the LOC131775321 gene encoding uncharacterized protein yields the protein MSFTWICFLLLDLCSMIPKIAWSQDTRTNFDSEYGQNSRQNLLSVDKFHYLNVPRIDIITPYDDFECILKCLDHPLCVSVNVAAEGKKWCELLSTNKFNDPEKLKESKSWHHYSSFKFPCSSNPCQNGGACVVAKHKLEMFECICKNGYSGEFCEKIFPAVQLQNCSQAPKKTGIYNIFNHGSGPFPVYCDQTTDGGGWMMIFKVIGGINSSFSAGEFWNSSDTFSENVTAVLDTTSSYRGNYKNRIVQSWQMFSPKEARVALYTNGTEVVSIIFNAKGTTHSDWFSQKNLIRSPWTDLRNAKNIFPFRIDGHHGVRSFEITASYGGCELDSGWLVITGPDCGWERRQGVVPGILYSKKTHNITWNDNQADVGVAEVMIAYIR